The window AAACGTCATCCATCGTGAGGTGAACCCGAACAACCTAGCTCGTTACAATGCTGTCCACCGCAACGTCAGTTACAGCAACGTTCAGGTGAACAACCAACGTGCTAGTCGCTCGAACAGCGGGAACATCGGGCGGACCCCGATTCGAGGGGGGAGTACGGGACCTGCCGTTCGGCCCAGCACCCAGGCCGGTGGCGGCAATCCCCCCGGAGCGCCGCACAAGATCATCGACCGCAACATTGACCGTAACAGTCCACGAATCGATCAGTACCGCGGCCGCGACACGACTCCTCCACACACGGCCAGCCAGCCTGCTCATCAGCAGCGGCCCGCGCCGACACCCGCCCCGCGTGCGGAGAGCCGTCCAATCGCCCCGCAGCCGGCGGCCCGCCGACCCCCTCCGCAGCCGCCGACCCGCCAGGCGCCTCCGCCACCGGTCTATCGGCCCGCCCCGCATGCCTTCAGCCCGAACGAAGGCAACTTCAACCCACGTGCCTCCAGCCAGCGTGGCCAAGCGAGCCGCCAAGCTCCTCCGGCACGGCCCGCTCCTCAGCCGAGAGCTCAGAGTAGACCCGCGCCTCCCCCGCGGGGTGGCGAAAAGAGGAAGCCTTGAAAAACCTCCTTGGCCAAGGGATCGAGACCAGAAAGGGGGATCCGCCAATGATCCATTTCCGGAAGAGGTTCGGACGTTTGGCGCCGGGGACGGCAGCAGTATTCCTTTCCGCCGGCCTGGTTGCCCTCGCCCCTATCGCCCACGCCCAGCCGCCATCACAGAGCACCTTCTCCTCCGCCGATGGCGCGTTGCAGGCTCTCGTTGCTGGCGCCACAGCCAAGGACCGCGAGGCCCTCGCAAAACTCTTCGGCCCAGACTATGCCCAGCTTCTCTCCGGCGACGACGTCGAGGACGCACGGCACCTGGACGAGTTTGCCATTGCCGTCAGCGAATCCGCGCGCCTCGAGAAAAACGGCGATTCCAGGTACACCGTCACAGTGGGCAAAGACAATTGGCCCACTGCCATTCCCATCGTGCAAAAGGACGGAAAGTGGCTATTCGACACAAAGGCGGGTCTCGAGGAGGTTCTCAACCGCCGCATCGGTGAGAATGAGCTCTCCGCCATTGCCACCTGCCGCGCCTACGCGGTGGCCCAATGGGAGTACTACACCGAAGGGGATTGGGACCACGCGGGCGTCGCCGAATACGCGCAGAAGATCATCAGTTCGCCCGGTGCGCACGATGGACTCTACTGGGAGACGTCCGAGGATGACGCACCCAGCCCCCTTGGAAAGCTAATTGCCGGTGCCCAGGCAGAAGGCTATGGCCCCAAGGCGCCTAGTGGCGACGCCGTGGGCAAAGCAGCCGGTACCCAGGAAGCCCCTGCAATCGATCATGCGCCCTATCATGGCTACTACTTCAAGATCCTCACTCGTCAGGGCCCGCATGCGCCTGGTGGCCGATACAGTTACGTTATCAACGGCAATATGATCGCCGGGTACGCGCTCGTCGCGTATCCAGACAAATGGGACAACTCCGGGGTGATGACGCTCATCATCAACCAACAAGGCCGCGTCTACGAGAAGAATCTCGGCCCGAGCACCGCAAAGGTGGCCTCCGCCATGACGGAGTACGACCCGGACCCGACCTGGAAACTGGTTGAGGTGCAACCGTAG is drawn from Vicinamibacteria bacterium and contains these coding sequences:
- a CDS encoding DUF2950 domain-containing protein produces the protein MKNLLGQGIETRKGDPPMIHFRKRFGRLAPGTAAVFLSAGLVALAPIAHAQPPSQSTFSSADGALQALVAGATAKDREALAKLFGPDYAQLLSGDDVEDARHLDEFAIAVSESARLEKNGDSRYTVTVGKDNWPTAIPIVQKDGKWLFDTKAGLEEVLNRRIGENELSAIATCRAYAVAQWEYYTEGDWDHAGVAEYAQKIISSPGAHDGLYWETSEDDAPSPLGKLIAGAQAEGYGPKAPSGDAVGKAAGTQEAPAIDHAPYHGYYFKILTRQGPHAPGGRYSYVINGNMIAGYALVAYPDKWDNSGVMTLIINQQGRVYEKNLGPSTAKVASAMTEYDPDPTWKLVEVQP